Below is a genomic region from Bartonella harrusi.
AAGATTGAGAGCTAGCAATAATGTGATGGAGCCAACTTTCTGTTATCCACCGCATAGTGGAAAAGCTATAGGGTGATGCAAAAAGAGATATAATAATTGCATTTTTACACAAGAAATTCCCCACTACAGAACCACCCTCCTCACTTCTATGCCTCTCTTCACGAAGACAGACTTTGATTGCAAAAGGAATTGAAAGAGGCTTTTACAATGCTATGCAAATAAATATCAACGCATATGTTAAAAGCAAAGAGATTTAGTAATACTTTCCAAAGATATGATTTAGAAAGCTTTTAATAGAGCTTTTATCTAGTATAAAATAAACGCGCTTCATCTCTCACAATTTTCAACATGCATGATATGTTTTTTGTATCAGATAGAAGATGTGGATATCAGAGCTAACACTATATTCTTGAACCATTTTATAAAATAGAATGTATAATATTCAAGAACAGAAGCTCTTATAGAACTCTCCATGAGGATAAGAGAATAAATCTCTCACTCAAAAAGATAATCCCATAAACTTTATAATGTAATAAAAAATATCTAATCACCCTTTCTGACAGGCCTCTCCCATGAAATCACAAATTCCTCCTGCAATCATTGGACTTCTTAGTCAAATATTACCAGAGCATTATTCGGTGAAGTTGTTGAATGATTTGTTCTTTTCTACACCGTCTGCTCCTAATGCAGATCCCTTTGATAGTAAAGCGACTATGATTAAAAAACGACTCCATGCAATCAATAAAGAATGCCCTGAACCACTTGAAGTCCTTGGACAACTCCTCTGTGATTTTTTGGAAAAGGAATACTATGACCCAGACCCAACCGGATTGGACCTGCAATTATATGATAAAATGCTAAAGTTACAAAGAGATAAAGATGCCGTTTTAGAAAAATTAAAGGAATATGATTTTGAATATCAGCGGGGTGGATATATCACCAAACTAGGTCTCCTCTCCATAGAAGAACTCCAAAAGCGTATTGCAGAGAAAGGGCTTTTAGCGGTAGAAATCGAAGCAAAAAGAGCATTGGAAAAAATAGAACACGATCCAGGGAGTGCAGTTCTCTTTGCAACAAATCTATTGGAAGCATCTTGTAAAGCTTATCTTGACCACCACTCACTCTCCTATAAAGACACAGCCTATACGCTACGCGCTTTATGGAAGGCAGTCGTTACGAACGCTAAAATCGATCCCGAAAATATGCAACAAGAAAAGCTAAAAAATCAAGATCTGGATGCAAATGATTTAAAAATGATAGCATCCGGTCTCAACAAAATTGTGCAAGGAACTATGAATTTAAGAAACAAAAAAGGGGCAGCGCACGGCCACTCAGAAGGAAATTTCAAAAAGATCAATCTCAAACCTCGCCATGCGCGTTTAACTTTTAATGCCGCACATACCCTTTCAGTTTACATCTTAGAACTCATAGATCAGTCA
It encodes:
- a CDS encoding abortive infection family protein, which encodes MKSQIPPAIIGLLSQILPEHYSVKLLNDLFFSTPSAPNADPFDSKATMIKKRLHAINKECPEPLEVLGQLLCDFLEKEYYDPDPTGLDLQLYDKMLKLQRDKDAVLEKLKEYDFEYQRGGYITKLGLLSIEELQKRIAEKGLLAVEIEAKRALEKIEHDPGSAVLFATNLLEASCKAYLDHHSLSYKDTAYTLRALWKAVVTNAKIDPENMQQEKLKNQDLDANDLKMIASGLNKIVQGTMNLRNKKGAAHGHSEGNFKKINLKPRHARLTFNAAHTLSVYILELIDQSTVIKTP